A region of Lycium barbarum isolate Lr01 chromosome 3, ASM1917538v2, whole genome shotgun sequence DNA encodes the following proteins:
- the LOC132630046 gene encoding cytokinin riboside 5'-monophosphate phosphoribohydrolase LOG3, whose translation MEMESDVVMVSKFKRICVFCGSSQGKKSSYQDAAIELGKELVSRNIDLVYGGGSIGLMGLVSQAVHDGGRHVIGVIPKTLMPRELTGETVGEVKAVSGMHQRKAEMARHSDAFIALPGGYGTLEELLEVITWAQLGIHDKPVGLLNVDGYYNSLLSFIDKAVEEGFISPNARQIIVSAPTAMELVEKLEEYVPCHERVASKLSWEMEQLGYPQAQEIAR comes from the exons ATGGAGATGGAAAGTGATGTAGTGATGGTGTCAAAATTCAAAAGGATTTGTGTGTTTTGTGGTAGTAGTCAAGGGAAAAAAAGTAGCTATCAAGATGCTGCTATTGAGCTTGGCAAAGAATTG GTCTCAAGGAACATTGATTTGGTCTATGGAGGAGGTAGCATAGGCCTTATGGGTTTGGTTTCACAAGCAGTTCATGATGGTGGTAGGCATGTTATTGG AGTCATTCCCAAGACACTCATGCCTAGAGAG TTAACTGGTGAAACAGTAGGGGAAGTGAAGGCAGTTTCAGGTATGCATCAAAGGAAAGCTGAGATGGCTAGGCACTCTGATGCTTTTATTGCCTTACCAG GTGGTTATGGCACTCTTGAGGAGCTGCTTGAAGTAATTACTTGGGCGCAACTTGGTATCCACGATAAGCCG GTCGGATTGCTGAATGTGGATGGATATTACAATTCATTATTGTCATTTATTGACAAAGCTGTGGAGGAAGGCTTCATCAGTCCCAATGCTCGCCAAATCATTGTTTCTGCTCCAACAGCAATGGAGCTGGTCGAGAAACTGGAG GAATATGTTCCTTGCCACGAAAGAGTTGCTTCGAAGTTGAGCTGGGAGATGGAGCAGCTTGGCTACCCTCAAGCACAAGAAATTGCACGGTGA
- the LOC132633677 gene encoding BTB/POZ domain-containing protein At5g03250-like, producing the protein MSLLKLGSKSEAFCCEGQAWRCKSGLPSDITIEIGEMSFYLHKFPLLSRSGLLEKLMSESTKEDGSVCILQLSDIPGGAKAFELVAKFCYGVRFELTPLNVVTLRCASEYLQMTNEYGEGNLVSQTEAFLNDVFANWTDTIKALETCEEVLSYAEELHIVSRCINSLAMKACSDSKLLNWPVMENGNDNTTGADVWNGISTGMNKSQPMTDDWWYEDVSFLSLPLYKRLIQAVEAGGMRPENISGALVFYAKKYVPLMNRQSSFKDVTHAKSGSTPSEADQRALLEEIVELLPKQKGVTETRFLLRLLRTAMMLQASPACRVNLEGRVGLQLDQATLDDLLIPNIGYTVETLYDIDCFQRILDHFLLIDQASAAVSPCIMEESQLMESSQSLASITRVANLVDSYLAEVAPDVNFKFPKFQSLAAAVPEYARPISDGIYRAIDIYLKAHPWLTDIEREQICRLMNCQKLSLEASTHAAQNERLPLRVIVQVLFFEQLRLRTSISGWFFVSENLENSQNLSGAIGQHADNVARGRGSSVEDMRERVSELEKECNNMKEEFQKMVKTKRRWNIFCRRKSQCNSKSGKPIEGATCQTVPKIATCQTVPKIN; encoded by the exons ATGTCTCTTCTAAAGCTGGGTTCTAAGTCCGAAGCCTTCTGCTGTGAAGGCCAGGCAtg GCGTTGTAAGTCAGGACTTCCAAGTGACATTACAATTGAAATTGGAGAAATGTCCTTTTATCTACACAAG TTTCCTTTGCTTTCAAGGAGTGGACTACTAGAAAAGCTCATGAGTGAATCAACAAAAGAGGATGGATCAGTATGCATTCTTCAGCTTAGTGACATACCTGGTGGAGCTAAAGCATTTGAACTAGTAGCCAAATTCTGTTATGGTGTTAGATTTGAACTTACTCCTCTTAATGTAGTGACCCTTAGATGTGCATCTGAGTATTTACAAATGACAAATGAATATGGTGAAGGAAATCTGGTATCCCAAACCGAGGCTTTTCTCAACGATGTTTTTGCAAATTGGACAGACACAATAAAAGCATTAGAAACTTGTGAAGAAGTATTGTCATATGCTGAAGAGCTTCACATTGTGTCGCGTTGCATAAATTCATTAGCGATGAAAGCTTGTAGCGATTCAAAATTACTTAATTGGCCTGTTATGGAGAATGGTAATGATAACACAACGGGTGCTGATGTATGGAACGGTATAAGCACTGGAATGAATAAGTCACAACCGATGACTGATGATTGGTGGTACGAAGATGTGTCATTCCTCAGCTTACCTTTATACAAACGTTTGATTCAGGCCGTTGAAGCTGGAGGCATGAGGCCTGAGAATATATCGGGTGCACTCGTGTTTTATGCAAAGAAATATGTTCCTTTAATGAATAGGCAATCGAGTTTCAAGGACGTTACTCACGCTAAATCAGGTTCCACTCCATCTGAGGCAGATCAAAGGGCGCTTTTAGAAGAGATCGTTGAGTTGTTACCAAAACAAAAAGGTGTAACCGAGACTAGGTTTCTCCTCAGGCTACTACGTACCGCCATGATGTTGCAGGCTAGTCCAGCCTGTCGAGTAAATTTGGAGGGAAGAGTCGGGTTGCAGTTGGACCAGGCGACACTTGATGATCTGTTGATACCGAATATTGGCTACACGGTTGAAACTTTATATGATATCGACTGTTTTCAGCGTATTCTTGATCATTTCTTGTTAATAGATCAGGCTTCAGCAGCAGTATCTCCATGTATTATGGAAGAGAGTCAATTGATGGAAAGTAGTCAGTCTTTGGCTTCAATAACAAGAGTGGCAAATCTCGTGGATTCGTATCTTGCTGAGGTCGCGCCTGATGTTAATTTCAAGTTTCCGAAATTTCAGTCTCTTGCTGCTGCAGTCCCAGAATATGCTAGGCCAATTTCCGATGGTATCTATCGTGCAATCGATATATATTTGAAG GCACATCCTTGGCTGACAGACATTGAAAGAGAGCAAATCTGCAGACTAATGAATTGCCAGAAGCTGTCGTTAGAGGCGAGCACACATGCTGCTCAAAACGAGAGGCTGCCCCTAAGGGTCATTGTTCAAGTCTTGTTTTTTGAACAGCTTCGACTACGTACATCAATTTCCGGATGGTTCTTTGTGTCGGAAAATCTTGAAAACTCGCAAAATCTTAGCGGAGCAATTGGACAACACGCGGACAATGTTGCAAGGGGCAGGGGATCGAGCGTTGAGGACATGAGGGAACGTGTCTCCGAGCTTGAAAAGGAGTGTAACAACATGAAGGAGGAGTTCCAAAAGATGGTGAAAACAAAGAGAAGGTGGAATATATTTTGCAGGAGAAAATCTCAGTGTAACTCGAAATCGGGAAAGCCTATTGAAGGTGCAACATGTCAAACTGTCCCAAAAATTGCAACATGTCAAACTGTTCCAAAAATTAACTAA